Part of the Paenibacillus guangzhouensis genome is shown below.
TTGCGCAAGCCGCGAATGTGAACCATCACCGTATTTCCGCTCTCATAATAGGCTTCGCCCCATACCTGCTGGAATATATTTTCCGCACTGAACACTTTCTTGGGATAGCTCGCGAGCAGGTACAGAATATCAAATTCTTTGGGCGTTAAATCAATTGATTCGCCATATAACGTGACGGTACGCTGCTCCGGATTAATCATAACGCCTCCAGCCTCGATCACAGACGGTCCGCCGACTGGGGCAAGCTGGTTCAAATGCTTGAATCGCCTCAACTGCGCATTCACGCGTGCGATGAGCTCCATCGGGTTGAACGGTTTCGTAACATAATCATCCGCCCCCCTGACGAGTCCTGTAATTTTGTCTAAATCCGATGTCTTGGCACTGACGAAGATGATCGGCATCGGGTTATGTTCGCGGATCTGACGAGTCACTTCGTATCCATCGAACTTCGGCATCATAATGTCCAATATCGCAAGGTCAATATGATGCGTTTGTACCGCTTGTATGGCTTCTTGACCATCCGATGCTTTGATGATGGCGTAGCCTTCTTTCTCCAAATGTAGACTAATCAAATCGACAATTTCCTTTTCATCATCCGCGATTAGAATCGTAATCTGTTTCATAGGATCATCCTCTGCGTATAGTAAGAATTGCATCATTATATCAAATTCGTTCCTTTTCTTCCAAGTATGTCGTCACAGGGTGATACGGGGAAAGACCGTAATTCATTCGAATAACGTTTATTATTTATTGTTAATCGATAAAAAATTATTGACGAACAGTGCTCCATCCATTAGAATCAGTGGTATGAAGTCAGGATTTGTCTATGGAACAGCATGAATCGTCCTGTGGAATACAGACATGAAGAACCAACAGGATTTAGACAAAGGAGTGTAACCGTATGAAACTCAAATATTGGCTAGCATCGATCCCATTCTGCATAAGTGTCATCTGCCTTGCGATCAGTGCGATGATCGGTTCAAGCATCGATCCGGACGGAATCTTACGTGAGCCCTTCTTCCTCATCCCGATCGCATACCTCTTCTTGTTCAGTGGCATCATCTCACTGCTATACATTGGCATTTCAACAGCGATCAGAAAAAAACGTACCTAAGATCATAAAAAGACGACAACCCTTTCCTCTGAGTGGTGTGTCGTCTTTTTCATCTTTCATTCGATTGTCCCTGTCCGGATCAGATTCACTTTGAATTGCGTCTCTACTTTCGCTTCAGGGTACATTTTCTCCCACTTTTTGCGTGTCAAATGTGCGTTCCGAACCGAACTTCGATACACATTGCCGAATCCGATGGCGTCTGATTTCATGCGCTGCAGCTTTTGAATCAACTGATTCGTTTCTTTCGTCATTTCCTCGCCGATTTTTTTCTGAAGGAGCCGAATCGCTTTGTCGTTACTGAAGTTATAGTGATCCGTAATTTCCTGCAATTCGACATCCATGTGGACACGGACTTTGAATTGGATAGGTTTCATGGAGGTGAGATCGATACGCACTTTCCTGCCAATATTGGAGAATACGATATGAACGTTCCCTTCCTCTTCATTCAGCAAGTAAGGCCTCAATTCGCTACGTTTAACATTGATTTCTTTCAAATACTCCTTCTGCTTGCCGCGCAGCAGCTTGAGCAAGTAGCCTTCACTCGGATCGATCTCGCCTACTGCCTTATCATCCCGAAATAAGACGAGCCCAGAGATCTCGACATTTTCATCTTTCTTCTTCAGGAGTGGAAGGACGGCATCGCCTCCAATGCTGTACATCGCACTGCGATAATCCTGAACCGTACAAGAAGGAACCCAATCATCTTGAATATGCTGTTGGATCATCTCATATAGGAATGTGCCAATATCGGGAATTTGCGGATAGGTATACGACAATAGCTCATTCGCCGATCCATCGCTCATAGCCAGATAAATACTGTCCCCAAGGAACGGATCACGGGTCAGATTCTCAACGACATCCGAGACGCCTTCCTTTGCGAGCTTTCTATCGAACATCACGACCCGAACTTGTCCGCTGACCGAGGAATGCGACAGCATGCTATTGATCCGAATTCGAGCTCCTTTGCCGCTGTTCGCGATCGTCGTGATCACTTCAGATTTCTTCGGGGATTCTGGCGTTGGATTGAGAATGACGGACGTCACGTTAAGCTTGTCATTCGGCAATCCGTCAAATCCAATAGCGACGCTTATGCCGAGTTTCTCAAGCACATTTGACTGTACGCATCCTGCGATCAGGGTAGAGCCTGCAAACATTAGCATAATCATTTTGCACTTCATTCTCATGATTTCTGGCTCCCCTTCTGATGCTTCCACCATTGACGAATGGAAGTCAAGATGAATAATAGGCACGGATAGTAATAGGAGACAATCACTGAATATTTTCCGATATAATCATTCAACGTGTTTATCTGCCGACGATTCTGGAAGCAAATCGAGGCGACAAGGATGATGATGGCAATCGCATAAATCAATAGCTTCTGATTCCAATGGAACAACCTCGTCGTCCCCCGTACAAGAATCCAAGTTAGCAGCATCAATCCCGGTACAATGACGAACATCCAGAATGGAATGGCGATAAATTCTATGCGTTCGAGAAACGGGTATTTAATGATTTTCAATAAGTTTATCGACCCCCAGATCGTCTTGGGCATTTGATTCTCGCTGAAATACACAATGGAGATGACCATAATGAAAAGATACAGCAAATTCGTGAACAGGATGCTGCCTTGCGCATACCGAAGCGCCTTTTCCTTATCTTTAACATGCGAGTATACGAAAAAAATCACCTCAAACCCTGCGATCGTAAACCCCATCTTCATCGCACCCGCCACCAGATGCTGCACGGTCGTATCATAGATCGGCAGAATCCGCCGCCAATCTGCGTATTGCAGCGGATAATAGAACAATAACGTCGTCGCAGAAATCAGAATGAAGCTCATAAAACACAACTGCAGAGCTGCGCGTATTCCCCCAAGACTGCCATATACCATCAGGATGACTAAGATTAAACTAAGTAACCAAGTTGGATAATCAGGAAAAATCCATGATTGTACGGCTTCAATATAGGTTCGAACGATCGCCGTCATATTCGTGAGGAAATAGAGCATGATCACAACATTCAAGCCGTTGCCGAACCATTTGCCGAACAGATTACGGTGTATATCATAAAGATCCTGATCATCGTGTTTCTTCATCGTCGTGATCATCATCCACATCATGAGATGCGTGACGAGTCCGGCGAGAATGACCGAGAGCCATGCGTCATGCCCAGATTCATTGTAAATGTACCGCTGAAAGCCGAAGACACCGACGCCAATTTGAACGCTTGGGATCAGAAACATCAGCATATACGCATTGAATTGGTATTTGGTTGATGCTTGTTCGGGATTAGACATGGTGCCTCCTTTACGCAAAGGTTAGTCGTCGATATTGCCCGTCCACAACGAAGATAGACGGAATGATTTCAAGAATTTACGGATGCTCTGTCCTGTCGCGGATAGACCCTTCGGCTCCGGCAATAGCAGGTCCTGACTTAACGTATTCGTTTGATGATTCGGATGAATGGGATAGAAATAAGGTTGCCCCAAACTAGTCTGACGAACTAAATGAATGGCCACGAGTACGGAGATCGATACGATTCCGATACTCCCCCATAAACCAGCAAAGATAACCATCGGATAGCGGACAAGTCTAAGCGTGCTGCTCATGAAATAATTCGGCGTTGCAAAAGAGCCGAGTGCGGCAAGCGCAACCAACATAATGAGAATATTGCTCGTAAAGCCTGCCTGAACCGCTGCTTGCCCGATGACAATACCGCCTACGATACCCATTGTCTGACCCACCTTCGTCGGCAACCTAGCGCCAGCTTCCCGCAGCAGTTCCATCGTAATCTCAAGAATAAGCGTCTCGAATAATGGTGGAAAAGGTACTTTTGATCTCGATTCAATAAGCGACACGAGCAAGGAGGATGGAATGATCTCATAGTGAAACGTCAAAGCAGCCACATAAGCAGGGGTTAAATAGACAGAGATGAACAATGCGAGCATCCGCAGGCAGCGGAGAAACGTCCCAATCCCCCACCCCATGTAGCGGTCTTCCGTGGATAAGAAAAAATCCGTGAATTCGCTCGGACCGATAATCGCTAACTGACTTCCATCGACGAGAATGATGATCTTGCCTTCCAGCAGAGAATGGCAAGCCAGATCAACCCGCTCCGTTAATAGCATTTGCGGAAATATGCTGCTGTCGTTGTCTTGAATGATATGCAGCAATTCGGCACTGCCTGTGACGTCATTATCTTGTAGACGCTCGATCCGCTGCCGCACCACGTTGATGCAGTGTTGTTCCACGCGATCAGACATGAACATCAGCCGAACCGATGTATGACGTTTGTTGCCGATCTTCAAATCCTCACTACTGAGTGTCGTGTCAGGGATGTTGGAACGCAGGAGCGCCGTACTCGTCTCCAGTGCTTCCGAGAAGGCGAGCATCGGCCCGAGGATCGTCGTCTCATTCTCCGGTGCGCTAATCTGCCGTTTGGGCAGGTTCGCCACGTTTGCCACGATGCCATACATGGGAGCAGCAATGTATGCCCATCCTTTCATGAGGAAAGGGACGGCAGCATCCATCGTATCTACTGACCGAACATCTCCAATCATCAACAAACGCATCACTTCTGCTTCATTTGTAAGCCATTTGGATTGCAGCAGCGGGCTTAAGACGAAATTGCTAAGGAGATCAATGTCTACCAGTTCGGGGATATAACACACGGCGGTATGGTTCGAAACAGCACGCAAGATGAAGTTCGTATGATCATGTAATCGCGAAGTCAATTCAGCCCTTAACGTCTCAACGAAATCCGTCATCGGTTACCACCCCTTTCCAGCCCAAATGGGAAAATCAGTTAAATTGTTCCCATCTCGATATGAAATCATGCAAGTCGTAGTTAGGGCAGCTAATTTACAATACGTTTAACATATGTTACTATTAACATAAATAATCAATCACATGGAGATGGAACGATGTCAATCAAGCATGCCATATTGGGAATTCTGAGCTGGAAGCCTTCAACGGGATATGAGTTAAAGAAAATCTTCGAAGACTCTACAACGATGTATTGGTCCGGCAACAACAATCAAATTTACAAATCGCTGGTTCAACTCTTGAATGAAGGTCTCGTAACGAATGAAGTCCAGCATCAAGAGAGCTCGCCGTCGAAGAAAATCTACAGCATTACGGAGGAAGGCCTTACGAGTCTGAGAGAATGGGTGCTTACGGAGCCCGAAGCGCCAGAGATCAAGAATAATTTCTTAATTCAACTCGCATGGGCCGATTTGTTAAGCGATGAAGAGCTGAACGAGCTATTCAGCGAATATGAGAATAAAATCAATCTCCAAATCGCTTACCAAAAGGAAAAAATGAGACGTGGCGAACATACACCCAATCGAAATCCACGCGAAGTCATGTTATGGAACAAAATATCCGAAAACCTGCTCTCTTCCTACTACAATGAATTGAATTGGGTGCAGGACATTCGGAAAGAGCTAGCAACAATACCAAGACAATAAGGTGGGATTTATCATGCAATACACCATAATTGAACATGCGAACAAAAAAATGGTGGAAGTTATCTCTTCCGATCCGCCGCTTCGAACTGAACAAGATGCGGTTGATGTGATTGCGGTAAACTTTGAACACGACACAACCCTTCTGCTGCTGCACTACCATGCGCTCGATGCAGATTTTTTCCAGCTTCGGACGAGGGTGGCCGGGGCGATGATTCAGAAGTGGATCAATTATCATGTGAAAACAGCGGCGATCATCCCTCAAGATCTTGTGAACCAAGGCAGGTTCCAAGAGATGGTCCTCGAGATGAACAAAAGAAGCAGCCAATTTCGCGTATTCGACTCCAGAGAAGATGCTGCGAATTGGTTGGCCAGCTAGAAATCAATGGATCACCAAATAACCCGCAAAGCCAGGGGCTTCACGGGTTATTTGGGTTGGCGAATGCTATAGTATATGCATCGATTCCAAACGGATCAATGACTATACGCAGTAGAGAGTTCGATACACGAATGGTGCCACCCCCGTACTCTTCGAAAATACGTGATTTTAATTAAGATCCGTTTGTACGTTGTTACGAATAAAACATCAAAAGGGCGCCCATACCACGCAAGGTATAGGCGCCTTTCGTGTCTGAATGGATACAGATTATTTGACCTTTACAGTGATCGCTCTGCTCGATGTCACGCCGGCTTCGTTCACAAGCTCGCATCGATATTCATATGTGCCCGCCGGTTTATCACGGATCTCTGTTACGGCCAATTGCGCTTGCGGCGTCTTAACTGTGAGCCTCTGGGTATCGATGAGCACGCCATTCTCATACAGCCGATACGTCGATCCATTCGTTCCCCACCACATGTTCATGCTCACGTTGAAGGTTCCATCTCCATCCCAGTTATCATGCGAGAGCACGGGGTAGCCCGGCTCGGCGTCGGTCACCCGTACAGTGAGTACGTTGCTTCGCGTGGTACCGAATGCATTTGTCAGTTCAGCGATATAGCGGTACGTGCCGTTTGCTTTGTATGTTACGGACGTGACAGTGGATTGGGCTTGAGGTGACGAATCTTTAAGTATTTGCGTATCGATGAGTTCATCATTCTCATACAATTTGTAAGTTGTACCGTTGTTTCCCCACCACAAGTTCATCTTTATTTCATAAGATCCATCCATTAATCCTGTATTATGGCCGTTATCACTTAATAGTACGGGCTTGCCTGGGACTCCGGTAGCGTTCGCCACGATGTTGCTCACCACCGCTGTCGCCGTACCCGTGTTCCCTGCTACATCGACGAATTTGAACGTGAAGCTTCCGTTCTCTACGAACGTGTAGCTGTCTGCTCCTCCGTTGTTCGTTATCGTAACCGGCTCGCTTGGCGTGATCGTGGCGATAACCGCCTGATTCGTAGGGTCCGACGTGCTATATGCTATCGTTGCCGTTGGCGCGGTCCTGTCTATGCGGAAGGTAATCGTCTGATCTGCCTCCACATTTCCTGCTCGGTCCGTCGATCGATACGTGATGGTATGTGTACCATCTTGTTCAAAGGTCAGAGGTATCGTGTACGGCAACCATATCTTCCCGTCGTCTAGGTTATATACCGTGGAAGCTACACCGGATTTATCATCGGTTGCGCTCAGTGTCGCCTGAACGCTACTCACATACCAACTGTTCCGTTCCGTCCCTTCGAGCGAAACGACCGTCGTCGGAGGGGTTACGTCAGTAACAATCCATTGCATGGAGCGAAACTTGGAAGATAGCTTCCCGTCTCCAATTCCTCCTCCCCATTCAATGAACCCTTTCCTACCGCTGCCGTCATTGTCATTGACCAGCAATGAGAAGCTGATGTTTCCATTCTTCTCCGGCTTAATCGGAGCGACTTCAGACCAAGGGAGGGATAATTCGTAAACGGTAACGTTCTGCTCTTGGTCTCTCTTAATGACTAGCTGACCATTCGTAATCGTCCCTTTCTTCACGCCCGGAGGTGCAATCCAGCTATAGATTTGTGGACCGTCTGGCGTTTGAGAAATTCCGAACTCGTACCAATACGGTTCTTCGCCCGGTAGGCCATTCGCAATGGCAAACTGAATGCTGTCGTTGTTCCAAATATCTGCCCCCGTAAGCGTCGATGAATGTACATTGTCCTTAACCTTCGCAGATAGATAGAGATGGTTCGCATCGTAGCTGAGCCAGACATTTCCGCTTAAATCTGCTGCCCCTTGATAGCCGGTCATTTTGACCGTACCCTTCGACAGATCGATCGGCGCTGCGCTGCCTGCCGTGTCCGGATCCAACACCCCATCAACCGTAACAGCCCTAAGGGGCACTGGATTGAATTCAGCAGTCCCTAAGTAGGTAAACGGATCGAAGCCATCGACATGAACTGTCACATTGATCGTGCTGCTAACGCCAAGGTTCATGGCAGCAAGGGGAAAAATCACGGAGGTAGATGCGTCGGCTGGAACCGAAGCATTCAGAACCTCCGATCCGGATTGGGTTCCGAACCGCCATTCTACTTTTTTAATCTGTATGGGTTTGGATTTGGATTCGTTCTTAATTGTAATCATGAGTGCTTTGCTGCTATCTGATTCATTAAGGATAGGTCGAACCTGAACGTTATACGATGGAAGTGTCGATGCCGAACTTCTCAACAGGCCGACTCTCTCGCTCCCATTCATCAATACGCCTGTAATAAGGCGAGTACCTGGTTCGTTACCACTCTGCACGCTGATCGTTTCCGTCGTTTTCTGACCGCTAGGCGTAGTCACCGAATAGTTCTGACCTTCTACAATGAGGTTGAAATCAAAGTCATCGGACATCTTGTTAACCGTCTCCAAGGCGAGTGACATCGAATCACCCGCGTGTGACGATTCACCTGTTAACGTAAATGTGGAATCCTTCTCAATGGCTGTAACTTCTCCGGTCACGTAATACGGTTCATTGCTTAATGTCACAAATACGTTACCGTTATACGGCGTGTATGTGTGCGTATTCCCCATCATATCTGTGATCTGAATCGGGCTTATCGTACGTATGACGACAGGAATCGATCCGCCTGTGGACCATACGGCCCGAACATCTTCACCGTTCTTGTCAAACCTGTAGCTTCGGATATCACTCTCCGTGGCATCCCGTGCAACGAACTGTGCGTTGTTCAACATCTTTGTCATAGTCGCAAAAGTCGTATAGGCGGGCTTCGGTGTTAGACTCCCTAACGGATCGTTCGGATTCCGCAAAAGGCCGAAATTATCTTCATTAATATTTTGTATCCCGTCATTGATCAGGTCATACCATACGACCTTCTCCACGCCGTTCGCGATTGCAACGACATAGGCGCGAAGCAAATAATTGGCTTGGGTCTTCTCATCCACGCCGCGGGCATCGAGCTCGGTTGGCCATCCGGTCTCATTAATCCAGATCGGCTTCAGATTCCCGTTATTGTACTTCCGAATCAAACTCTTCAAATCCGCAATCTGGATTTCATACCCTTCCGGCGCACCGGGATATAGATAGGGATGAATCGAGAACCCATCCATATATGACATGCCACCTAGCTTAAGCACATCTTCAACCCACTTGAGATTACCCACTGTCGATGTGCCAAGAACAGGCAATTCAGGGTACGCAGGTTTGATCGTCTCATACGTTTTCTTCAAAAGCGGAACATAGTATTCTGGTTTGGAATCGGCCGGCCCATTGCCGCGATCTCCAAAGCTGCCGTAAAATTCGTTGTATACTTCAACGGCATCCATCTGACTTTGGTAATGATCGACATATGCCTTCATGTAATTGGCGAATCCTGTCCGCCCGGCATCTGTATATGGGGTACTGTTATTGTCGTAATTGGGGTTCGTGTATCCGGATACGTATAGGAAATCAAAATCGTCTGCATCAAGCATATTCATGTAATAGTCCGGCTGAGATGTAAACGTGTAGATCCCCTGCTGTCGCTCGATGCCAGTCCACTCATAGCCGCCCCGCACCATGCGGATACCGGCATCCTTCATCAACTTCACGATATCAGGAGTCATGGACTGCGGAAAACGATGCAAATGCGTCGATACCCCGAACGGTGCATGCTCATTTCCTGATGCATCGCGAGGGGTGAGCACAGTGAACGGTGTCTTGATGAAAACGGGATCGCTACCCACCAGATCGGATCTGACATACAGCGTGAAATATCCATAAGTGGAATGCGGAACAGTCCATATCGCTTCATTCTGAACCGTCGGTGCCACGCCTTCCGTTACGAAAGATCCTTGATAATCGTAAACAGCCCATGTTACGGATGATCTTGCCGTCTGGACTTTGAACTGAATCGACTCACCGTTCGTATAGACATTCCCTGGACGGGTCTGTATCAGCTTCGTCGTTGGTGTCGTTGCTGTAACATACGGACCATCATTGCTCCATTGATTTTGAACGTTACCAGCCTCAACTTTGAACGTATATAGCTGACCAACCTGTAATCCCGTTACTGTATAAGAAGTCGTTGATCCATTCACCGATCCAATCAAGCTGCCATTGCGATAAACTTTATATCCTGTTACACCAGCTGAGTCGGTCGCGGCAGCCCAATCAAGTTGAAGACCATTCTCTGTCATGTTCGAGACGCTCACACCCACGCCGCCTTGCCAACTCGGCGCATTTGCATTCGCCCTGTTGGGAGAAATCTCTAGGTAGGGTTGGTTGACGATGTTCTCCTTGCTGTTGATGGAGACCGCATGGCCTTGCGCCGCCTGCTGAATCAAGGCTAGGCTTGCTATACCGTCCGCAGCCCTTTGCTGTTTGACGAAGGCTGTTACGTCCCATTCCTGCCAACTTGCCGTCTTGCCAACATTGGCAGATGCCAAGTAATGGTCGATGTTAGGTTTATTGTTCCAAGTCACCGTCTGCTCTTCCCAAGTATCGTCCTCCATGCCGTACGCTTGAACGCTGATCGTCGAATTCTCCGAATCGACGGCGTATAGCTTTAATTTGGCTGTGCCAATTTCCCCGGCAATGGAGCTAAGATCGAATTTCAAATAGGCTTGCCGATTTAAATTATTGTCTGCGTTAAAATTTTTGACAAGAAGCTGCGTTGAGGAACCAAAGTTCTTACTCGCATTCCCGCCAGCGTTGACGTATGTATCTTCGATCGGACTCAATTGGACTGCCGATAGAGCGGTAGCAGTATCGGCAATAGATGCCGCTGCGAACATCGGCGTATGCCATGGCAGAACAAGACTATGTAGTAGTGCTAACGACAAAGATAATCCCAAGATACGAATAGACGTTTTCACTGACCTATTATTGATCACCCTTCTCACCTCAATCGTGTATTGTTCATCAACTTGTTTTCACGTTCACAAACTTCGTTGTCAATTATATTGTAAACGCTTCCAAACGTGCTGATAATGATTACCCTTTGGTCCTTACGTCCTTCCTATTTCCTAGTTGTGAAATAACACATCCCGTGTTGCTGGCTTCTTCGTAAGTTTCAACGTGAGCGACTGGTCTGGCGACTCTAGCGACGATTGAACGGCATGTTCCGAGACAGTAACCGATGTGGCACGATCAAGACACTGGTCAGGACCGCAGAGCGTCAATGCAAACAAGAACAGAGCTTCCTCCATGGCATGGAAATCAATTTCTGCCGGTTCTCCTTCGTACAGGACATAATCCAAGCTGACAACCGGACCCTCCTCGATCAATTCCCAGTGGAACGCGCTGAATCCATCCATTGCGCCATACAATGCCTTGACTGATAAGGTCGTCTCCCCAAGGCTCATTTGGAATGCATCTTCGCCCATCTGCTTCCATGCAGGTACTTTACCGGTACTTCCAATTTCAATCCTGATTCGCAAGTCCGAAGCGGTCATCCATCCATGAATAGGATCCAAATTCACATGTGTATCTCCGCCGTCCAGTGCAAACTGAATGCCGTACAGTACGGAAACTTGCTCCTGCGAACTTGTATACACGGCCGAGCAAAAATCGTACCCGTCGTGCAGCACCCTTAGCTGGATATAACTCTGCTCCTGATTCCCGGTGTGAACGTAACCCAGTAGATTTCGGCACTGCTTCCACATCACATTATGATTGAACGTGCCAAGCGTGAACTCAGGAGTCATGTACGTATAAGCCGTCCGCGTCCGGAACTCGTGATATGGAGGCAAATCCTGTCTCAGCTCCCGCACATCGATGCTGGTGAACAGTCCATGGAGCCGCTTCGGACAGACGATGCCTTGCGCATACCATTCCAGCCCATATACGAACTCATCATCGCTCACAAATAGCACTTCACCTTTGCAAGCCATCTGAAGGAAAGATAGGTGCGAGCGCCCTAGAAACGTCTGATAGGAACGAGCATGCGGTCCGGACCACTGCTTCAGCTGCGGATGAAAATGTTCGGCAACCGTCAGCCATGTCGCATCTAACAGCTCATTCGCCAATCGCTTGGCCTC
Proteins encoded:
- a CDS encoding DUF4180 domain-containing protein, translated to MQYTIIEHANKKMVEVISSDPPLRTEQDAVDVIAVNFEHDTTLLLLHYHALDADFFQLRTRVAGAMIQKWINYHVKTAAIIPQDLVNQGRFQEMVLEMNKRSSQFRVFDSREDAANWLAS
- a CDS encoding response regulator transcription factor, whose product is MKQITILIADDEKEIVDLISLHLEKEGYAIIKASDGQEAIQAVQTHHIDLAILDIMMPKFDGYEVTRQIREHNPMPIIFVSAKTSDLDKITGLVRGADDYVTKPFNPMELIARVNAQLRRFKHLNQLAPVGGPSVIEAGGVMINPEQRTVTLYGESIDLTPKEFDILYLLASYPKKVFSAENIFQQVWGEAYYESGNTVMVHIRGLRKKLNEDMHKNKLIKTVWGVGYTFNG
- a CDS encoding GerAB/ArcD/ProY family transporter, coding for MSNPEQASTKYQFNAYMLMFLIPSVQIGVGVFGFQRYIYNESGHDAWLSVILAGLVTHLMMWMMITTMKKHDDQDLYDIHRNLFGKWFGNGLNVVIMLYFLTNMTAIVRTYIEAVQSWIFPDYPTWLLSLILVILMVYGSLGGIRAALQLCFMSFILISATTLLFYYPLQYADWRRILPIYDTTVQHLVAGAMKMGFTIAGFEVIFFVYSHVKDKEKALRYAQGSILFTNLLYLFIMVISIVYFSENQMPKTIWGSINLLKIIKYPFLERIEFIAIPFWMFVIVPGLMLLTWILVRGTTRLFHWNQKLLIYAIAIIILVASICFQNRRQINTLNDYIGKYSVIVSYYYPCLLFILTSIRQWWKHQKGSQKS
- a CDS encoding Ger(x)C family spore germination protein, which produces MRMKCKMIMLMFAGSTLIAGCVQSNVLEKLGISVAIGFDGLPNDKLNVTSVILNPTPESPKKSEVITTIANSGKGARIRINSMLSHSSVSGQVRVVMFDRKLAKEGVSDVVENLTRDPFLGDSIYLAMSDGSANELLSYTYPQIPDIGTFLYEMIQQHIQDDWVPSCTVQDYRSAMYSIGGDAVLPLLKKKDENVEISGLVLFRDDKAVGEIDPSEGYLLKLLRGKQKEYLKEINVKRSELRPYLLNEEEGNVHIVFSNIGRKVRIDLTSMKPIQFKVRVHMDVELQEITDHYNFSNDKAIRLLQKKIGEEMTKETNQLIQKLQRMKSDAIGFGNVYRSSVRNAHLTRKKWEKMYPEAKVETQFKVNLIRTGTIE
- a CDS encoding DUF3955 domain-containing protein yields the protein MKLKYWLASIPFCISVICLAISAMIGSSIDPDGILREPFFLIPIAYLFLFSGIISLLYIGISTAIRKKRT
- a CDS encoding PadR family transcriptional regulator; translation: MSIKHAILGILSWKPSTGYELKKIFEDSTTMYWSGNNNQIYKSLVQLLNEGLVTNEVQHQESSPSKKIYSITEEGLTSLREWVLTEPEAPEIKNNFLIQLAWADLLSDEELNELFSEYENKINLQIAYQKEKMRRGEHTPNRNPREVMLWNKISENLLSSYYNELNWVQDIRKELATIPRQ
- a CDS encoding spore germination protein — protein: MTDFVETLRAELTSRLHDHTNFILRAVSNHTAVCYIPELVDIDLLSNFVLSPLLQSKWLTNEAEVMRLLMIGDVRSVDTMDAAVPFLMKGWAYIAAPMYGIVANVANLPKRQISAPENETTILGPMLAFSEALETSTALLRSNIPDTTLSSEDLKIGNKRHTSVRLMFMSDRVEQHCINVVRQRIERLQDNDVTGSAELLHIIQDNDSSIFPQMLLTERVDLACHSLLEGKIIILVDGSQLAIIGPSEFTDFFLSTEDRYMGWGIGTFLRCLRMLALFISVYLTPAYVAALTFHYEIIPSSLLVSLIESRSKVPFPPLFETLILEITMELLREAGARLPTKVGQTMGIVGGIVIGQAAVQAGFTSNILIMLVALAALGSFATPNYFMSSTLRLVRYPMVIFAGLWGSIGIVSISVLVAIHLVRQTSLGQPYFYPIHPNHQTNTLSQDLLLPEPKGLSATGQSIRKFLKSFRLSSLWTGNIDD